The Peptococcaceae bacterium 1198_IL3148 genome window below encodes:
- a CDS encoding branched-chain amino acid ABC transporter permease gives MSLEMFVQNLANGITLGSLYALIAIGYTMVYGILRLINFAHADLLMVAGYAALFGIGIFALPWWLAFLLAVVITTLLGVSIEKVAYRPLRTAPRISVLISAIGISYLLENLGIVLLGARPKSFPRPEELVWNIQIGNISFLSLTFIIPIVTILLLIAVMLVVNKTKFGIAMRAVSKDFETASLMAVDVNKIVSSTFAVGSALAAVGGIMWSMQYPQVDPLMGVFPGIKCFIAAVLGGIGSVPGAMIGGFILGMGEVMLVGFMPELSGYRDAFAFLLLILVLLFRPGGILGENEVEKV, from the coding sequence ATGTCTTTAGAAATGTTCGTACAAAACCTGGCCAACGGTATAACCCTAGGTAGTTTATATGCGTTAATTGCCATTGGTTATACCATGGTTTATGGAATTCTTCGATTAATTAACTTTGCCCATGCCGACTTGCTAATGGTGGCTGGTTATGCAGCTTTGTTTGGTATTGGCATTTTTGCGCTACCATGGTGGTTGGCTTTTCTGTTGGCGGTAGTTATCACCACATTGCTGGGTGTCAGCATTGAAAAAGTTGCCTACCGTCCTCTGCGCACCGCGCCGAGAATATCGGTTTTAATTTCTGCCATTGGCATATCGTATCTATTAGAAAACTTAGGTATTGTTTTGTTGGGGGCTCGTCCCAAATCATTTCCCCGGCCAGAGGAACTGGTTTGGAATATCCAGATTGGGAATATATCGTTTCTGTCCTTAACCTTTATCATTCCTATTGTTACAATTTTATTATTGATTGCCGTAATGCTGGTGGTTAATAAAACTAAGTTTGGCATTGCCATGCGGGCGGTGTCCAAAGACTTTGAAACCGCAAGCCTGATGGCAGTTGATGTAAACAAGATTGTTTCCTCCACCTTTGCTGTGGGTTCAGCCTTGGCGGCGGTGGGAGGTATTATGTGGAGTATGCAGTACCCCCAAGTGGACCCGTTGATGGGGGTTTTCCCAGGAATTAAATGCTTTATCGCCGCGGTATTAGGTGGCATTGGCAGTGTGCCTGGGGCAATGATTGGCGGCTTTATATTAGGTATGGGTGAAGTAATGTTAGTTGGATTTATGCCTGAATTGTCTGGTTATCGGGATGCATTTGCCTTTTTGCTATTGATTTTAGTGTTGCTATTTAGACCCGGCGGCATTTTAGGTGAAAACGAAGTGGAGAAGGTGTGA
- a CDS encoding ABC transporter substrate-binding protein, giving the protein MLNKRFLVLVAAVMLAAFALVGCGGGGEQAATDKAAESDVIKIGVYEPLTGTNAAGGEMTLEGIELANKMYSEVLGKEVKLVVVDNKSEKQEAANAVERLVSENVDLIIGSYSSSLSMAGGPIAQDAGVPVIGCSPTNPLVTQGNDYYFRVCFIDPFQGTVMAKYAVETLGAKTAAIIPDVQNDYSVGLSNYFEEAFKELTGDENAIVAKAQYNTGDKDFSAQLTEVKSKNPDVIFAPGNFLECGILVEKARELGITAPMLGGDTWEAEEFLNRVGGLSDIYFSTHFTAEEPVTEMSTTFLEKFKEEYPDKDVNAFAALGFDSYLLALDAFTRAGSTDKEAVREAIAATANFEGATGLITLDQNGDATKTAIVKKVADGQFVYDSKVQPE; this is encoded by the coding sequence ATGTTAAACAAAAGGTTCCTCGTATTAGTGGCCGCAGTAATGCTAGCAGCCTTTGCCCTGGTTGGTTGTGGTGGCGGTGGCGAACAAGCTGCCACTGACAAGGCGGCAGAATCTGATGTAATTAAAATTGGTGTTTATGAACCATTAACAGGTACTAATGCCGCAGGCGGTGAAATGACTTTAGAAGGTATTGAACTGGCCAACAAAATGTACTCAGAAGTATTGGGTAAAGAAGTAAAATTAGTTGTGGTGGATAACAAGAGTGAAAAGCAAGAAGCCGCTAACGCAGTGGAAAGACTGGTTAGCGAAAATGTAGACTTGATTATTGGTAGTTATAGTAGTTCATTATCCATGGCTGGTGGCCCCATTGCCCAAGATGCCGGTGTGCCGGTAATTGGCTGTTCACCAACTAACCCATTGGTTACTCAAGGTAACGATTATTACTTCCGGGTTTGCTTTATCGATCCATTCCAAGGCACAGTAATGGCTAAATATGCGGTGGAAACCTTAGGTGCTAAAACTGCAGCCATTATTCCGGACGTACAAAACGACTATTCTGTAGGTTTGAGTAACTACTTTGAAGAAGCCTTTAAAGAGTTAACCGGTGATGAAAATGCCATTGTAGCCAAGGCCCAATACAATACCGGTGACAAAGACTTTTCTGCTCAGTTGACAGAAGTTAAGTCTAAGAATCCAGATGTAATCTTTGCACCTGGTAACTTCTTAGAGTGTGGTATCTTGGTAGAAAAGGCCAGAGAGCTGGGTATTACCGCTCCAATGCTGGGTGGCGACACTTGGGAAGCTGAGGAGTTCTTAAACCGCGTTGGTGGTCTCAGCGATATTTATTTCAGCACTCACTTTACTGCTGAAGAACCTGTAACTGAAATGTCTACCACCTTCTTAGAGAAGTTTAAAGAAGAATATCCAGACAAAGATGTTAATGCCTTTGCAGCTTTAGGTTTTGACTCTTACCTGTTGGCGCTGGATGCCTTTACTAGGGCTGGTTCCACCGATAAGGAAGCAGTTAGAGAGGCCATAGCAGCAACTGCTAATTTCGAAGGTGCCACTGGTCTGATTACCTTGGACCAAAACGGTGACGCCACCAAGACCGCCATTGTTAAAAAGGTGGCAGATGGTCAGTTCGTTTATGATAGTAAGGTACAACCTGAATAA
- a CDS encoding YlbF family regulator: MNEVLQQKAKELGNLITQTEEYKRVKELQAAMFADEKALAMLKEVQQLQNRNQNKQKLNELTKEDLKEVEQAELKMLENDLIKSFHEAQTDFQRLLNFVMKDVIEASK; the protein is encoded by the coding sequence ATGAACGAAGTGTTGCAACAAAAAGCTAAAGAACTAGGCAATTTAATTACCCAGACAGAAGAATATAAGCGGGTTAAAGAGTTACAAGCGGCAATGTTTGCCGATGAGAAGGCGTTGGCTATGTTAAAAGAAGTGCAGCAGTTGCAGAACAGAAACCAAAATAAACAAAAACTAAACGAACTGACTAAAGAAGATTTAAAAGAAGTGGAACAAGCAGAATTAAAAATGCTAGAAAATGATTTAATCAAGAGCTTTCACGAGGCCCAGACAGATTTTCAAAGGCTATTGAACTTTGTTATGAAGGATGTAATAGAGGCCAGCAAATAA
- a CDS encoding YkgJ family cysteine cluster protein: protein MASNNYFTATDKFKFSCHAGLACFNTCCRDISIFLTPYDVLRLKNQLKLTSDEFLQKYTHVIDTGPQRFPMIMINMMDQPDKRCPFVSAQGCSVYQNRPWSCRIAPVDIKGENLYGFCFDEVRCHGLKENREWTVKEWAENQGVDLTQKIEQTFNEIPKQLTFTGLASIDRHIKDMFMMVCYNLDRFRDYIFKSNFIEVFNVPAATATTIKTDDLELMEFGFNWLVNGFNIRKSIELRDQAFGG, encoded by the coding sequence TTGGCAAGTAATAACTATTTTACCGCAACAGATAAATTTAAGTTTTCCTGCCACGCTGGACTGGCATGTTTTAACACCTGTTGTCGGGATATCAGCATTTTTTTAACACCCTACGACGTTTTGCGTCTCAAAAACCAGCTTAAATTAACATCGGACGAATTTCTGCAGAAATACACCCATGTCATTGATACCGGCCCCCAGAGGTTTCCAATGATAATGATTAACATGATGGATCAACCGGATAAAAGATGCCCCTTTGTATCAGCCCAGGGTTGCTCTGTATACCAAAACCGACCGTGGTCTTGCCGCATTGCACCGGTGGATATTAAAGGAGAAAACTTGTATGGTTTTTGCTTTGACGAAGTTCGTTGTCACGGACTAAAGGAGAACCGGGAATGGACCGTTAAAGAGTGGGCAGAGAACCAGGGGGTAGATTTAACCCAAAAAATAGAGCAAACCTTTAATGAGATTCCCAAGCAGTTAACATTTACTGGTCTCGCCAGCATAGACAGACATATTAAAGATATGTTCATGATGGTGTGCTATAATTTGGACAGGTTTAGAGACTACATCTTTAAAAGTAATTTTATCGAAGTTTTCAATGTTCCGGCGGCAACGGCCACAACCATCAAGACAGATGATTTAGAGTTAATGGAATTTGGCTTTAATTGGTTAGTAAATGGGTTCAATATAAGAAAGTCCATTGAATTAAGGGACCAAGCCTTTGGTGGTTAA
- the spoIIR gene encoding stage II sporulation protein R yields MKYIKRFTVISFIVASLCAVSYYYCLQQEYAQELIRFHVIANSDSIEDQTLKLHVRDVVVNDMKQQFATASTKEEARIITEQNLDHIKHLAEQQIQKEGKDYQVAVMLGDYQFPKKTYGDLTLPAGNYEAVRVVIGAGKGQNWWCVLFPPLCFVDGVQNYPEGEKPKGVKVFEKNDIEFRMRSLELFK; encoded by the coding sequence ATGAAGTATATTAAAAGATTCACGGTAATTTCATTTATAGTAGCGTCTTTGTGTGCAGTAAGTTACTATTATTGTTTGCAACAGGAGTACGCCCAAGAGTTAATTAGATTTCATGTCATTGCTAACAGTGATAGTATAGAGGATCAAACCCTAAAGCTACATGTCAGGGATGTTGTGGTTAATGATATGAAACAACAGTTTGCTACTGCCAGCACCAAGGAAGAGGCCAGAATCATTACCGAGCAAAACCTTGACCATATCAAGCATTTAGCAGAACAACAAATACAAAAAGAGGGTAAAGACTATCAGGTGGCGGTAATGTTGGGGGATTATCAATTTCCCAAGAAAACCTATGGGGATTTAACACTGCCCGCCGGCAACTATGAAGCGGTGCGGGTGGTAATCGGTGCAGGCAAAGGACAGAACTGGTGGTGTGTACTGTTTCCGCCGCTGTGCTTTGTGGATGGGGTGCAAAATTATCCAGAGGGTGAAAAGCCTAAAGGGGTTAAAGTTTTTGAAAAAAACGATATTGAATTCCGCATGCGGTCGTTAGAATTGTTCAAATAA
- a CDS encoding acyl-CoA dehydratase activase has protein sequence MITAGVDVGSTAAKAVILKEREILGWAIIPTGWSPRDAGKRVLNQALTMANVDVGGVERIIGTGYGRVALDFLDRAVTEITCHARGANYYYPEHGLVIDIGGQDSKIIKVNNQGKVLNFLMNDKCAAGTGRFLQVTINSLGLELDEVDSLPPAEPATINSMCTVFAESEVISMLASGTPKESIVTGLFHSIAKRIATMAGSMELPGNATFTGGVAQSILLRQMLAQELEANLAVPPNPQLMGALGAALIAQD, from the coding sequence ATGATCACTGCAGGAGTTGATGTGGGGTCCACCGCTGCTAAGGCGGTGATCCTAAAGGAGCGGGAGATATTGGGCTGGGCCATCATCCCCACCGGTTGGAGTCCCCGGGATGCAGGCAAAAGGGTATTGAACCAAGCGCTAACCATGGCCAATGTTGATGTCGGTGGCGTGGAGCGGATTATTGGCACCGGCTATGGCCGGGTAGCGCTGGATTTTCTTGATCGGGCGGTGACAGAAATTACTTGCCACGCCCGGGGTGCCAACTACTACTATCCGGAGCATGGCTTAGTAATTGATATTGGCGGTCAGGATAGCAAAATTATTAAGGTGAACAATCAAGGAAAAGTGCTTAACTTCCTAATGAATGATAAGTGTGCCGCTGGCACCGGTAGATTTTTGCAGGTAACCATCAACAGCTTGGGATTAGAGCTGGATGAGGTTGACAGCTTGCCACCGGCGGAACCGGCCACCATTAATAGCATGTGCACCGTCTTTGCCGAATCGGAAGTTATCAGCATGTTGGCCTCCGGCACCCCCAAGGAAAGCATAGTGACCGGGTTGTTTCATTCCATTGCCAAGCGGATTGCCACCATGGCCGGCTCGATGGAGCTTCCGGGAAATGCCACCTTCACCGGCGGGGTAGCCCAAAGCATCCTGCTGCGGCAGATGTTGGCGCAGGAACTGGAAGCCAATCTAGCGGTGCCACCGAACCCCCAGCTAATGGGAGCACTGGGAGCAGCGCTGATTGCCCAGGACTAA
- a CDS encoding double-cubane-cluster-containing anaerobic reductase, with the protein MSDYRKMWQDLGVNLEKHDEFLAPVPSLYGDLFVSQQNRPEGMKYFDFVMSEVHGLRVKELLDMKDDPSKKVVGAFCVFVPEELVLATGGACIGLCGGAQYSVPIGEKVLPRAMCPLIKSSLGFKVGGVCPYFEVADFVVGETTCDGKKKAYEVLNEYHPTYVMELPQKRDQADKELWLKEVYAFKDKMEAEAGKTITAEKLTAAVKLANDRRRVLQRLYDARKVDPVPISGKDAALITQLAFFDDPARFTEKTTALCAELEQRIEKGEGVFPKGAPRILITGTPMPLPSWKMHNIIESSGGVVVCEESCTGTRYFETLVDETPTTLPEQMEALSQRALNINCACYTPNTGRIDDILRMVKEYNVDGVVYYSLQFCHTYGIEYRAAEKALQQAGVPVIRIETDYSDEDSGQLQTRIQAFLEMLK; encoded by the coding sequence TTGTCAGATTACCGTAAAATGTGGCAAGATCTAGGTGTGAATTTGGAAAAACACGATGAGTTCTTGGCACCGGTACCATCTCTTTATGGAGATTTATTTGTCAGCCAACAAAATCGCCCTGAGGGTATGAAATATTTTGATTTTGTCATGTCCGAAGTGCATGGACTGAGAGTAAAAGAATTATTGGATATGAAGGATGATCCCAGCAAAAAAGTGGTGGGCGCTTTTTGCGTCTTTGTGCCAGAGGAATTGGTTTTGGCCACCGGTGGCGCTTGCATTGGTTTATGTGGAGGTGCCCAATATTCAGTGCCCATTGGGGAAAAAGTATTGCCCCGGGCCATGTGTCCGTTAATTAAATCTTCCCTTGGCTTTAAGGTGGGTGGCGTATGCCCATACTTTGAAGTGGCAGACTTTGTTGTGGGCGAAACCACCTGTGACGGTAAGAAAAAAGCCTATGAAGTACTTAATGAATATCATCCCACCTATGTGATGGAACTACCCCAGAAGCGGGATCAAGCGGATAAAGAACTGTGGCTAAAGGAAGTATATGCCTTTAAGGATAAAATGGAGGCAGAAGCGGGCAAAACCATCACGGCGGAAAAATTGACGGCAGCGGTTAAGTTGGCCAACGATCGCCGCAGAGTGTTACAGCGTCTTTATGATGCCCGCAAGGTTGACCCAGTGCCCATCAGCGGTAAAGATGCAGCTTTAATTACCCAATTGGCCTTCTTTGATGATCCGGCCAGATTCACTGAAAAGACCACCGCACTGTGTGCAGAGTTGGAACAGCGGATAGAGAAGGGTGAAGGGGTATTTCCTAAGGGAGCACCACGGATTTTAATTACCGGAACGCCAATGCCACTGCCCAGTTGGAAGATGCACAACATTATTGAAAGTAGTGGCGGTGTAGTGGTGTGTGAAGAATCCTGTACCGGCACTCGTTATTTTGAGACGCTGGTTGATGAAACCCCCACCACTTTGCCAGAACAAATGGAGGCGCTAAGTCAACGGGCGTTAAACATTAACTGTGCTTGCTATACACCAAATACCGGACGAATCGATGATATTTTGCGTATGGTTAAGGAATACAACGTCGATGGCGTGGTTTATTATTCCCTGCAGTTCTGTCACACCTATGGCATAGAATATCGGGCAGCGGAAAAGGCACTACAGCAGGCCGGGGTGCCGGTAATCCGTATTGAAACGGACTACAGTGATGAAGATAGCGGCCAATTGCAAACCAGAATTCAAGCATTTTTGGAGATGTTGAAATAG
- a CDS encoding metal-sensitive transcriptional regulator encodes MNTMMQKDDKMKKDLISRLKRIEGQVRGVQKMIDENRDCGDIVIQLGAIKAAVNRVGFTVLACHLGSSIKENLENNGDFSDCMDEFMTVLKKFS; translated from the coding sequence ATGAATACAATGATGCAAAAAGATGACAAAATGAAAAAGGATTTAATTTCTAGGCTAAAGCGTATCGAAGGGCAAGTGCGCGGTGTCCAAAAAATGATTGATGAGAATAGAGATTGCGGAGACATCGTTATTCAACTGGGTGCCATCAAAGCAGCGGTAAACAGGGTTGGCTTCACTGTATTGGCTTGTCATTTAGGCAGCAGTATTAAAGAAAATCTAGAAAACAATGGGGATTTTAGTGATTGTATGGATGAATTTATGACTGTATTAAAGAAATTTTCTTAA
- the nhaB gene encoding sodium/proton antiporter NhaB — protein MSQTGIGKAKQLGLGQAFKANFLGDAPNWYKTTILVFLVLNPILMFTVGRYVTGWVLIAEFIFTLAMALKCYPLPAGGLLAIEAVVLGLTNPHTIYQEVAMNLPVILLLMFMVAGIYFMKDGLVYLFSKILTKVHSKVALAFLFSFMGAFLSAFLDALTVTAVIIAVAYGFYGIFHKYASGESEKYAINNDDNIDDKHQQDLNQFRGFLRNLMMHGAVGTALGGATTLVGEPQNLLIGTIMEWDFVDFFLNCLPVSIPVLIVGLMTSILLEVTKFWGYGYQLPASVRKVMEDDVKAKEAAMDTRERVRLIVMAVAGVVLIFSLALHLAEVGIIGLMIIILLTAFNGVTKEGEIGHAFEEALPFTALLVVFFGVVAVIHDQHLFAPIIQWVLNMEGQNQLVAFFVANGVLSAISDNVFVATVYMSETLKAFEAGGIALEQYQKMAVSINMGTNIPSVATPNGQAAFLFLLTSALAPLIRLSYVEMVKLALPYTIVMSITGLLATMYLL, from the coding sequence ATGAGTCAAACAGGTATAGGAAAAGCAAAACAGTTGGGTTTGGGACAGGCATTCAAAGCAAATTTTTTGGGTGACGCACCGAACTGGTATAAAACAACAATTCTCGTTTTCCTGGTGTTAAACCCTATTCTGATGTTTACCGTCGGCCGGTACGTTACCGGTTGGGTGTTGATTGCTGAATTTATCTTTACCCTTGCCATGGCGCTAAAGTGTTATCCCCTTCCTGCCGGTGGTCTGCTGGCCATCGAAGCCGTTGTGCTCGGGCTTACTAACCCGCATACCATTTATCAGGAAGTTGCAATGAACCTCCCGGTTATTCTGCTTTTGATGTTTATGGTTGCCGGGATCTATTTTATGAAAGACGGTCTGGTGTACCTGTTTTCCAAAATCCTTACTAAAGTACATTCTAAAGTGGCCCTTGCATTCCTGTTCTCTTTCATGGGTGCATTTCTTTCCGCATTTCTGGATGCGCTAACGGTAACGGCGGTGATTATTGCGGTGGCATATGGGTTTTACGGCATCTTCCACAAGTATGCCTCTGGCGAAAGCGAAAAGTATGCCATTAATAACGATGATAACATTGATGACAAACATCAGCAGGATTTGAATCAGTTCCGTGGTTTTTTGCGCAATCTGATGATGCATGGTGCTGTGGGTACTGCGCTGGGCGGAGCAACCACACTGGTTGGTGAACCGCAGAACCTACTGATCGGCACCATCATGGAGTGGGACTTTGTTGATTTCTTTTTAAACTGCTTACCTGTGTCTATCCCGGTACTGATTGTTGGTCTTATGACCTCTATTCTCCTCGAAGTTACCAAGTTTTGGGGGTACGGTTATCAGCTTCCAGCATCAGTGCGCAAGGTTATGGAAGATGACGTCAAAGCCAAAGAAGCCGCGATGGACACCCGCGAGCGGGTACGCCTAATTGTTATGGCTGTAGCGGGTGTTGTGTTGATTTTCTCACTGGCGTTGCATTTGGCAGAAGTGGGTATTATTGGTCTGATGATTATCATTCTGCTTACCGCCTTCAACGGGGTTACTAAAGAAGGAGAAATCGGTCATGCCTTTGAAGAAGCACTGCCCTTTACTGCGCTGTTGGTGGTATTTTTCGGCGTTGTTGCGGTCATTCATGACCAGCATTTGTTTGCGCCCATCATTCAGTGGGTGCTAAACATGGAAGGACAGAATCAGCTTGTCGCATTCTTTGTGGCAAACGGTGTCCTTTCTGCAATCAGTGATAACGTATTTGTGGCTACTGTATATATGAGTGAAACGCTGAAAGCTTTTGAAGCTGGAGGCATTGCGCTGGAACAGTACCAAAAGATGGCGGTTTCCATCAACATGGGTACAAACATCCCTTCTGTAGCTACACCAAATGGTCAGGCGGCGTTCTTGTTTCTGTTAACCTCTGCCCTTGCTCCACTGATTCGGTTGTCTTACGTTGAAATGGTGAAATTGGCTTTGCCATACACCATCGTTATGTCTATTACCGGGTTGCTGGCAACAATGTATCTACTGTAA
- a CDS encoding class I SAM-dependent RNA methyltransferase, producing MAKIELIATSAFGLEALVAQELKQLGYNNLKVENGKVTFVANESAICQTNLWLRTAERVLLKMGEFKATTFEELFQQTKALNWPEWLPLDAEFPVEGKSINSTLHSVPDCQAIVKKAVVEKMKEVYRVDWFNETGPKYKIEVALLKDMATLTIDTSGAGLHKRGYRKLSAKAPLKETLAAAMLMISYWNADRLLVDPFCGSGTIPIEAALMGQNIAPGLGRNFVSEDWPAIPKKLWQETRREAHSLARYDQPLKILGYDHDKEVLSLARYHAREAGVDELVTFHPQDVAQFSTKKKYGCIVSNPPYGERLSQRPAVEKLYRLMGQVFKPLDTWSIYIITSHPDFEKLYGRTADRKRKLYNGRIRCDYYQYLGPKPQKITERMI from the coding sequence ATGGCAAAAATAGAATTAATCGCCACCTCGGCCTTTGGCTTAGAGGCTTTGGTGGCTCAAGAACTTAAACAACTGGGCTATAATAATTTAAAGGTGGAAAATGGCAAAGTAACCTTTGTGGCCAACGAAAGTGCCATTTGCCAGACCAACCTGTGGCTGCGCACCGCGGAACGGGTTTTGTTGAAAATGGGTGAGTTTAAAGCCACCACCTTCGAAGAACTTTTTCAACAGACCAAGGCGTTAAATTGGCCCGAATGGCTGCCATTGGATGCCGAATTCCCTGTGGAAGGAAAGTCCATCAACTCCACGCTGCACAGCGTTCCCGACTGCCAAGCCATCGTCAAAAAAGCGGTGGTGGAAAAAATGAAGGAAGTCTACCGGGTGGATTGGTTTAATGAAACCGGTCCCAAATATAAAATTGAGGTGGCGCTGTTAAAGGATATGGCCACTTTAACCATCGATACCAGTGGGGCCGGGCTACACAAAAGGGGTTATCGCAAATTGTCTGCCAAGGCACCCCTTAAAGAAACTTTGGCCGCTGCCATGCTAATGATTAGCTACTGGAATGCAGACCGGCTGTTGGTGGACCCCTTTTGCGGTTCCGGCACCATCCCCATTGAAGCAGCCCTAATGGGACAAAATATAGCTCCGGGTTTAGGTAGAAATTTTGTGTCGGAAGATTGGCCGGCAATACCGAAAAAACTATGGCAAGAGACCCGCCGAGAGGCCCACAGCCTAGCCCGTTACGACCAACCTCTGAAAATACTGGGCTACGATCACGATAAAGAGGTTTTGAGCCTGGCTCGCTATCATGCCCGGGAGGCCGGAGTGGATGAACTGGTTACCTTTCACCCCCAAGATGTGGCCCAATTCAGCACCAAAAAGAAGTACGGCTGTATTGTCTCCAACCCCCCCTACGGCGAACGACTGAGCCAACGGCCGGCGGTGGAAAAGTTATATCGATTAATGGGTCAGGTATTTAAACCCTTAGATACTTGGTCAATATACATTATCACTTCTCACCCGGATTTTGAGAAATTATACGGACGCACCGCCGACAGAAAACGCAAGCTATATAACGGCAGAATTAGATGTGATTATTATCAATACCTGGGACCGAAACCGCAAAAAATAACGGAAAGGATGATTTAA
- a CDS encoding flavin reductase family protein: MTKDVAYNEYLKELLAQLPKGAFLTTKHQDQLNTMTIGWGTVGFNWGKPVFAVLVRYSRHTYQLIDKAKEFTVSIPIKRDLKKELAFCGTKSGRDVDKFKECNLTAEPAKVVNTPVIGQCDLIYECKVVYQQAMEPALIDEKIHQHSYAKGDYHVIYYGEIVASYVKE, from the coding sequence ATGACTAAGGACGTTGCCTACAATGAATATCTAAAGGAACTGCTGGCCCAGCTACCCAAAGGGGCATTTTTAACCACCAAACATCAAGATCAACTGAACACCATGACCATCGGTTGGGGTACTGTGGGTTTTAACTGGGGCAAACCGGTTTTTGCGGTGTTGGTGAGATATTCCCGGCATACATATCAGCTGATCGATAAAGCCAAGGAATTCACCGTCAGCATACCGATTAAAAGGGACTTAAAAAAAGAGTTAGCCTTTTGCGGCACCAAATCCGGCCGGGATGTGGATAAGTTTAAAGAATGCAACTTAACCGCCGAGCCGGCCAAAGTTGTTAACACCCCGGTTATTGGCCAGTGCGACCTTATTTATGAATGTAAAGTTGTCTATCAACAGGCCATGGAGCCAGCATTAATTGATGAAAAAATTCATCAACATAGTTACGCCAAGGGTGATTATCATGTGATTTATTATGGTGAAATTGTCGCCTCCTATGTTAAAGAATAA
- a CDS encoding class I SAM-dependent methyltransferase has product MSTSNRCWLCGGGASQILEVTKPIYYHCPTCDLIFIDRNFLISAEDEKARYQLHNNTMENEGYVKFLSRFIDNALQPLNINFQTGLDFGCGPAPVLSSLLSQRGIDMDWYDPFFYPDKNFVNKKYDLITATEVLEHLQQPKTVMDLLTYHLNPQGILAVMTQFHSQHNFKNWWYRQDNTHICFYSAKTFNWMAKHYHLKILLLDNKSICVMQSE; this is encoded by the coding sequence ATGAGTACTAGCAATCGCTGTTGGCTCTGTGGCGGTGGCGCCAGCCAAATATTAGAAGTAACAAAACCAATCTATTATCACTGCCCCACCTGTGACCTGATCTTTATTGATCGAAATTTTCTCATCAGTGCTGAGGACGAAAAGGCCAGGTATCAGTTACATAACAACACCATGGAAAATGAGGGTTATGTAAAATTTTTGAGCCGGTTTATAGATAACGCCCTCCAGCCACTAAATATTAACTTTCAAACCGGATTAGACTTTGGCTGTGGCCCGGCACCGGTTTTAAGCAGCTTACTCAGCCAAAGGGGTATTGACATGGATTGGTATGATCCCTTTTTCTACCCCGATAAAAATTTCGTTAATAAAAAATATGATTTGATTACTGCCACCGAAGTACTGGAACACCTGCAGCAACCAAAAACCGTAATGGATTTATTAACATACCATTTAAACCCCCAGGGTATACTGGCGGTAATGACCCAATTTCATAGCCAGCATAATTTTAAAAACTGGTGGTATCGCCAAGACAATACCCACATTTGTTTCTACAGCGCAAAAACCTTTAACTGGATGGCAAAGCACTACCATTTAAAGATCCTTTTGCTGGATAATAAAAGTATTTGTGTTATGCAATCCGAATAA